CCCCTTAATACGCATTCCCGGTCTGTCAAATACCTCCACAGGAGAACCCATGGCCCAGTGGGGAAAACTTAAATTCGCCCAACAAAACTGTCTCGGACAAGCCGGCAAGCTCATGCAGCAGACCGGCATGGCCTGGCCCGGGGCGCGGATCGGCCTGGCCGTGTCCGGCGGCGCCGACAGCTGGGTCATGCTCCAGGTCATGCTCCTGCGCCAGCGCATCGTGCCCTTTTCCTTCGAGCTCTTCGTCATCCACCTCAATCCCGGTTTCGACCCCGCCTCCCACGCGCCGCTGGCAGCATGGCTGCGCCAACACGGCGTGGCCAGCCACCTGGAAACCACGGATTATGGCCCACGCGCCCACTCCCCGGAAAACCGCAAAAAATCTCCATGCTTCTACTGTGCCTGGCTCCGTCGCAAACGACTGTTCGATCTTTGCCAACGCTATCGCCTGACCCATCTCGCCCTGGGACACAATACCGATGATCTGGTTTCGACGTTTTTCATGAACATGCTCAAAACCGGTAAAATCCACGGCCTCGTGCCCAAGGAATCCTATTTCCGGGGCAGACTGACCATGATCCGCCCCCTGCTGCTTCTGGACAAGGCGACCATCACTCAGGCCTGTCGGCAATGGAGACTCCCGATATGGGAAAACAGCTGTCCCTCCAAGGATGCCACGGCCCGATCCGCCACCCTGCGCGCGGCCCTGGATCTTTGCGGCCACGACAAGCGTATCCGGACAAATATGTTCAACGCCCTGCGCCAATGGCAAATCGAAACCCCGTCCGAATAGAACGACCACGGATATGGTCCATGTCTTGCTAAAGCCCGGCATGGACCTCTTCTCGCTCGATCCTCAAATACTCTTGACCTTTTTGCTGGCCCTGATGCGGGTAAGCCTGGTCCTTTTCCTCATGCCCTTTTTCGGCGGCCAAACCCTGCCCGCGCCAGCCAAGGCCGCCCTGACCCTGACCCTGACCCTGGCCCTGTGGTCCAAACTGCCCCTGACCGGACACCTCATGCCCGCCCACCCCTTCGCCCTGGCCGTGATGCTCGCCGGGGAACTCATGCTCGGTCTGGTGCTGGGACTGGTCATCCGCTTTCTATTCGCCGCCATTCAGACCGGGGGCCAGCTCATTGGATTTCAAATGGGCTTCACCATGGTCAACGTGGTCGATCCAGATTCCGGCACGTCCGAAGCGGTCACGGCCCATTTCCTGTACATGGTCAGTCTGTTGACGTTCCTGTCGTTCAACGGCCATCTGTTTCTGATCGAGGGGTTGCTCAAGACCTTCGCGCTCATTCCGCCCGGCGACATCCTGATTTCGCCACGCCTGACGTCGCGCGTGCTGGATCTTTCGGCCCAGATGTTCCTGCTGGCCATCCAAATCAGCGCCCCGGTCATCGCGGCCATCCTGTTGGTGGACCTGGCCCTGGCCCTGGTTTCACGGGCATCCCCCCAGATGAACGTGCTCATCATCGGGTTTCCCATCAAAATCAGCGTCGGGTTCCTGTTTCTGGGCATTATTTTTGAAATCATCGCGCTGCACATGGAAGGCTTCGTCTCCCATATGCCGCTGCTCTTTTCCCAACTTATCAACGCGATGCGCTAAAACATCATGCCCCAGCACGATCCGAGTCGCACCGAACACGCCACCCCCAAGCGCCGTAACAAGGCCAGGGGGGAAGGCAGTGTCCCCAAAAGCCAGGAGCTCCCCAAGCCCCTGACCATGTTTGTCGGGCTCCTGGCGGTGCGTTTCTATCTGGGTACGATCCAGGGCGAGCTGGAATCCCTCATGCGCTGGTTCTTCCAGGACGGCTTTTCGTACGAGCTGACCCAAACCTCGGTCCTCTCCTTGCTGCAGAGCTGCCTCCGCAGCATGGCCATCATGGTGCTGCCCATCATCCTGGCCATCGCCATCGTGGCCTTCATCAGTGTCCGGCTGCAGGTCGGCAAGCTCTGGGCGCCCAAGATTTTCAAACCGAAATTCAAGATGTTCAACCTCGCCCAGGGGCTCCAAAAACTCTTGATCAGCAAGCAGACCATCGTCCGGCTGCTCAAGAGCGTGTTCATGGCCGCGGCCGTGGCCATTGGACCGTATATCGTCCTCAAGCAGGCGCTCGGAGAGGTCATCCCCCTCTTCTATCAGTCGGCCGAGGGTATCGCCGCCTACATCCTCCAGGCCGGGCAAACCATGTTCGAATACGCCCTGGCCCCCATGCTGCTGATCGGTATCGCGGATTTGATCTATACCCGCTGGGACTATGAAGAAAACCTGAAAATGACCAAAAGCGAGGTCAAGGACGAACGCAAGCAGGCCGAGGGCGATCCGGTCGTCAAAAGCAAGCAGCGTCAAAAAATGATGGCCGTGATGGCCAAGCGGATGATGAAAGACGTCCCCAAGGCCGACGTGGTCATCACCAACCCGACCCATCTGGCCATTGCCATCCGCTACAACGTCATGGAGGCTCCCGCCCCCCTCATTCTGGCCAAGGGCGCTGGCCGCGTGGCGGAAAAAATCAAGGAAATCGCACGCCAAAACAACGTCCCCGTCCGTGAGAACAAACCCCTGGCACGGGCTTTGTATAAAGTTGTCGAAGTCGGGGACACAATTCCCGAGGAATTCTACCAAGCCGTGGCCGCCATTCTGGCCCAAGTCTACAAAACCAAAAAACGGCCGTGATCCGCCACCCCGCAAGGATGTCAAAATAATGGCTGCTCCCACCTCGAACATGGAGATCAACTACAAGCGCTTCACCAAGCAGGGCGACTTCCTGCTCGCCGGCGGCGTGATTCTGATCCTGTTCGTCATGCTGGTGCCGCTGCCGACCATTTTCCTGGATATTCTGCTGGCCTTTTCCATTTCGTTTTCGCTGGTCATCCTGATCACGTCCATGTTCATGACCTCGCCCCTGGAATTCTCCATTTTTCCCTCGGTGCTTCTGGTCACGACCCTGCTCCGCCTGGCCCTGAACGTGGCCTCGACACGACTTATCCTTCTGCACGGCGACCAGGGCACCTCGGCCGCGGGCAAGGTCATCCAGGCCTTTGGCGAATTCGTGGTCGGCGGCAACTTCGCCATTGGCGCGGTCATCTTTCTTATCCTGTTCATTCTTAACAAGACCGTCATCGTGTCCGGCACGACGCGCATCGCCGAGGTCGCCGCCCGCTTCACCCTGGACGCCATGCCCGGCAAGCAGATGGCCATCGAGGCCGATCTCAACGCCGGGCTCATCGACGAGGAGCAGGCCGTCAAGCAACGCGAAAACCTGCGCCGCGAGGCGGATTTTTACGGGGCCATGGACGGCGCGGGTAAATTCGTGTCCGGAGACGTCAACGCCGGCCTGTTCATCACCTTCATCAATATTATTGGTGGGTTTTTCATCGGCGTCCTGCAAAAGGACATGAACTGGATGGACGCGGCCCACACCTTCACCCTGCTGACCATTGGCGACGGCCTGGTTTCGACCATCCCGTCCCTGATCACGTCCACCGCGGCCGGCATCATCGTCAGCCGGGCCGCGGCCGAAGCGCGCATGGGCGAGGAATTCATTGGCCAGCTGACCAACCATCCCCGCGCCCTGAAGCTGGTTTCCGGCGTCCTGCTGCTTTTCGCCATTGTTCCGGGCATGCCGACCGTGGCCTTCCTGACCCTGGCCTGCGTCCTCTACGGAGTGTCCATCATTTCCGAACGTCTCAAGGCCGAGTCCGCGGAACCGGAACAAAAAAAGAAAAAGGGCGCGACCTCCCCGGACAGCCCGGAAGAAGTGCAGTCCCTGCTGCCGCTGGATCTCATGGAGCTCGAGGTCGGCTATGGCCTTATACCCCTGGTGGACGAAGACCAGAACGGCAACCTCCTGGCCCGCATCCGCTCCATCCGCCGCCAATTCGCCCTGGACATGGGTGTCATTGTTCCGTCGCTGCACCTGCGCGACAACCTCCAGCTCAAGCCCGGCGAATACGTGGTTCAAATCAAGGGCAATCGCGTGGCCTCGGCCGAGATCATGATCGACCATTATCTGGCCATGGACCCCGGCGACGCCCGCCACAACATCAAGGGCATCGAAACCCTGGAGCCGGCCTTCAACCTGCCGGCCCTGTGGATCCCCTCGGCCAGAAAGGACGAGGCGGTCATGGCCGGCTACACCGTGGTCGATCCGTCAACGGTCATCGCCACGCACCTGACCGAGGTCTTCAAGCAAAACCTCCACGAATTCCTGGGCCGCCAGGAAGTGCAGGCCCTGCTGGACAACCTCGCCCAACGCGCCCCCAAGGTCGTGGAGGAGCTGGTGCCCGGCATCCTGACCCTGGGCACGGTGCAAAAGGTGTTGCAGAACCTCGTCCGCGAAAATGTGTCCGTGCGCGACCTGCTGACCATCGTCGAATGCTTGGCCGACTACGGCCACGCCATCAAGGACGCCGACCAGTTGACCGAATTCGTGCGCCAGCGCCTGTCCCGGACGATCATCAAGCCATATCTGGGACAGGGCAATCTGCTACCGATCATCTCCCTCTCGCCGGCCATCGAGGGCGCCTTCCAGGAAAGCATCAAGCGCACCGAGCAGGGATCCTATCTGGCCATGGAACCGGGCCTGGCCCACAAGATCATCCAGTCCATCAACAAAGCCGCGGAAAAGGGCATCGTGGCCGAGGGGCAGCCCGTGCTGCTGACCTCGCCCCTGGTCAGGCAGCATCTGGCGCAGCTCCTGGCCCGCTTCCTGCCGACCATGCCGGTTATTTCCCAGGCCGAAATCCCGGCCGACATTCGCCTTGAATCCGTGGCCATGGTGGAAATCTAGCGATGCGAGTCAAAACCTTCACCGGTAGCAGCACCAAGGATGTCATGGCCCAGATCAAAAACGAACTGGGACCGGATGCCATCATTCTGAGCAACCAAAAAACCACCAAGGGCGGGACGGTCTGCTACGAGATCATGGCCGCCCTGGATGAACCCGCCGCGCCGGCTCCGGCCAGCGACATCGCGCCGGCCCCGGCCGGCAACGAATGGACACTGATGCGCGAGGAATGGTCACAGCTGCGCAAGCACCTCATGGCCGTGATCACGCCGCAAATGGATGTCGGGCTGCTCACGCCGCGCCAGCAGGTGGTCCTCGATTACCTGGAACGCGAAGGCGTCCACCATGACGTGCTCCTCGCCCTGTGGGAAAAATTCCGCCGCCAGCCAGACTCGCCCACCCTGAGCGTCATGAGTGGAATGCTCAAGGTTTTGCCATGGCTGGACACCGCCTGGCCGCATAAAATCCATCTTTTCGCCGGCCCTTACGGCGGCGGCAAGTCCTGCACGGTTCTGCGCCTGTCCCTGGCCGTGAAAAAGGCCCGGCCCAAAACGCGCATCCTGATCGTCAACGCCGACCGTTCCCAGGGCAAGGGGCGGCTCTACCTGCGACATTACGCGGAACTCTCGGGGCTGTCCTACCGCGAGCTGGACAGTCCGGAGCAGTGGGCCGACCTCGAACGCGACGCCATGGACCACGACCTGGTACTGGTCGATCTGCCCGGCCTGCCCGGTCGCCAACCCCTTGACGCCTGGCTTCGGGACATCTCCGGCGGGCATCCGCCCAAGGGACACGTTCATCTGGTGCTGAGCCCTCTTTACGCCAGCGGACAAATGGACGCCTTTGTCTCCCGGCTCGCGACCGACAGCGCGGCCAGCATCATCTGGACGAAATTGGACGAAGCTTGTAATTACGGGGAAATACTCAATCAGGCCACCAAGACCGGGCTGCCCGTGTCCCTGTTGTCGGTCGGACCGGAATTGAAAAACACCCTGGCCCAACCCGATACCCAGGGAATCTGGAAACTGCTTCTGCGGCACGAGCTGCCGGAAGCAGCCATTTGACGCACCAACCCACAAGGACGCCACCCGCATGAGCACCACCTTTCCCATGGTTCTGTCCGTTACCTCCGGCAAGGGCGGAGTCGGCAAAACGAATATTTCCGTGAACCTGGCCCTGACCCTTGGGCGCATGGGGCACCGTTGCGTCATCCTGGACGCGGACCTCGGGCTGGCCAACGTGGATGTCATCCTGGGGCTGGCCCCGGAAAAAAACCTCTTCCACGTCTTCCATGAAGGCGTTTCCCTGCGCGACATTCTCGCGCCAACGGAATACGGCTTTTCCATCCTGCCCGCGGCCAGCGGCGTCAGTGAAATGCTGTCGCTGACCACAGGCCAGAAACTGGAATTACTGGAAGCCATGGATGTCCTCGAGGGCAGCATCGACTACCTTATCGTGGACACGGGCGCGGGAATCAACGACAATGTCGTGTATTTCAATCTGGCGGCGCAAGAACGGCTGCTGGTCGTCACGCCGGAGCCAACCTCCCTGACCGATGCCTACGCCCTGATCAAGGTCATGAAAATCAAACATGGCGTGGAAAAATTCCATGTCCTGATCAACATGGCCAAGACCGAAAAATCCGCCAGGGACATTTTCGCCAAGCTTTACAATGCCTCCGATCACTTCCTGGGTGGCGTGTCCCTGGATTTCGTGGGACACATTCCACTGGACCCACGGGTCCGCCAGGCCGTGATCCAGCAAAAGCCGTTCTGCAGTCTGTACCCGCAAGGCGAGGCGGCCCGGGCCATGGAGAAGGTCGCCCAAAACATCGCACGGTGGAAGCCGCTGGATCATCTGGATGGGAATATCAAATTCTTCTGGAAAAAACTCCTCTTTGCCGAATAGCTCCACCGAGCCACCCTGGGCCCTGTTGGACGGCGACTGCTTCGCGTCCCTGGATCCGGCGCGCAAGGACCAGATCGCCAGGGCCTTTGCCCCGCGCATCAAGGTCATCGCGCTACACCTGAAGGCCAAGCTTCCAGGCCACATCGAGCTGGGCGACCTGATCAGCGCCGGGACACTCGGCCTCATGGAGGCCCTGGGCAAATTTCAGCCCAATCTGGGTATTCGCTTTGAATCCTTCGCCGAAAGCCGCGTCCGCGGCGCCATGCTCGACGAACTGCGGCGCATGGACTGGTTTTCACGCGGCCTGCGGCAAAAAATCAAAAAACTCGAACACGTCATCCGGGAATACGAACAGGAACACGGCCAGGCACCGAGTCGCCAGGATCTCGAAAAAATCACGGGCCAGGAGACATCCGAACTGGAAAACACGCTGGAGGCGCTCAACACCCAGGTCGTGCTCAGCCTTGACTCCATCCAGGAAAATTTCGTCACCAACAAAGGCGAGGACAGTTTCCAGGAACCGTCCAGCGTGGTCGCCCTCCAGGACATCATTGACAAATTGGCACATCTCATCAATAGACTGAGCCAACGGGAACAACTGGTGCTGAGTTTGTACTACACCGAAGAGTTGAACATGAAAGAGGTGGCCCTGACCCTGGAAGTAACCGAAGGACGCGTGTCCCAGATTCATTCCCAGGCCCTGGCCAAACTGAAAAAAATGTTCCGCCAGGAACACGGCAACCTGCTCTGACCATCCCGGTTTCACGAATCGCACAGCGGAGGAATACATGCCCGTCAACACCAATATGCGCGTGCTCATCGTCGATGATTTTTCAACCATGCGCCGGATCATCAAAAATATTCTCAGACAACTCGGATTCAACAATATCCTGGAAGCGGACGACGGAACATCCGCCTGGGAAACCCTGAACAGGGACCAGATCGATTTCATCATTTCCGACTGGAACATGCCACAGATGACCGGCATCGAGCTCTTGCGCAAAGTCCGCGCCAGCGAGGAATTCGCGGATCTGCCCTTCCTCATGGTCACGGCCGAGGCCCAGCAGGAGAACATCATCGAAGCCGTGCAGGCCAAGGTGTCCAACTACATTGTCAAACCGTTCACGGCCGAAACCCTGGGCCAGAAAATCAACAAGATTTTCGAATAGTCGTTCTCTGACCGGTGGCTCTCCACCGGTCAGCGCCCTCCATGATTCTCCCCGTCCTCTTTGCCCAACCCACGCAGCCCGACGACCGCAACGTCAGCCTGGACGATGAACGCCTGAAGGATGAAATCCCAAAGGGCCTGCAGAAAGTCGAACTCGACCTCGACGACGCCCTTTTTCTTGAATTCGAGGAAGAGGAAGCCCCCCAGCAGGAAGCGCTTCCGGAATCGGACGCCGAAAACGCGCCCGATGACGACACCGAGCAGGGCAAGGAACGTGCCCGCCATCATGGCCTCCCCCTCTGGAAAAAAGCATCCTTTCTCGGCGTGATCCTGGTCATCGTGCTCATCGCGGTGGCCGCCATTTTTTGGTTCCTTCCCGGGTCGGACCCGGAATCCGAGGATATCTCGGCCAAAAAAAACGCGGCCAAAAAACCGGTTTCGGCAATCAAGCCCGTGGTGCCCACGGGTGGTGGCGGGACGGGCAATGGCGGCGGCGTGGGCGGACTCCGCAAAACCTACGCGTTCAAACCGTTCGTGATCGAACGCGGCACAGGCAAGGACACCCGCTTTTTGACCGTCAACATTTCCATTCCTGGAGCCTCGCCCGCCCTGACGCGGGAAATCACCGCCAAAAACGTGGTGCTCCGGGACGCGATATTTCGCTTTCTTCAAAAAACGGACATCATCGATCCAGGCGACCCGGAACAAACAAGGCAATTCACGACGGACCTGACGGCCGCCCTCAACGCCGCGCTGGATGGTGCCCAGGCCCAAAAAATTCTGATCGAAGGCTATGTAGTGAAGTAATGGTCAATTCACTTGATCTGACGACGATCATCACGCAAATCCCGCAAGCCCAGAAACTGCACAACGTGCAGCATGTCCATCCGGAAATGCAGCAGGCCCTGGCCCAGCAGCTGGTCCTGAAAAAGCAGCAGGAAGAAAAAAAACAAATCGCCAAGTCCGAGCCTGCCGAGCCAGACTCCGAAACCCACGTGGACGAAGACGGGCACCACGAGGCCGGACAAAACCTGCTCCACGACGAGAGGCACGCCCAGCAAGATACCGAGGATCCCGAAACGGATCAGGGACACCTGATCGACATACAGGTGTAACCCATGCAGATTCCTTTCTGGATCCTGGCCATTTCCACCCTGCTCGAATTGGGGCTTTTGTCCTTGGCTGTGCTCTTTTTCATCAAACTCAGAAAATCCGAAAGCTTGCTCCAGACCCTCCAGGACCGCCAGCACGAGTTTCTGCAACGCCTTGACTTCAATGCCCGCCTGGAAAACGAACTGGTCAACACCTTTGCCAAGCGGCAGGAAGAGCTGGCCGCCCTGGAAGAAAAACTCCAGCACCGGGCCCTGGAAATGCGCCGGCTGTTGGAGCAGGCCGACACCTTCACCAAATCACCCCAATTCCTGCGCCAAACCATCCTCAGCGGCTACCGCCGGGGCCAATCCGCCAGAGCCCTGGCCCAGGCCACGGGACTCAGCGTCGATGAAGTTGAACTCATCATCGATCAGCTGAAGGATTAGACCGGATCTTCCGTCATGGCCGCTTTTTCCGCCTTCACCCGCCACAATCCATCACGAACGGAGCAATTCCGGCGGCAGCACCGTGTTGGAGACACCCTCAAGGGGGAATTGCGGGCATACATCAGCCCGGATCGGGCCTGGGTCCACATTCAGGGCCAGACCCTGGTGGCCGCCATTCGCGCCGGCCTTGCACCCGGCACCAAGCTGCTGTTCACGGTCCAAAGCCTCCACCCGGACATTGTCCTGGCGGAATGCGGGCCGGACAGATCCTCCATGCGGGCCGCCATCCAGCACGTCATCACCGCGCGGGCCAGCTTTGAATCCATGATGTTCGCGCGGGATGCCGCCTGGGCGACGCATTTTTGGGACCACATCCAAGCGGACGCCCGTCTTTTGGGCGGCTACCTGGCGGTCCTGGCCAAGCTTCGGGCCCTGGACGCCCATCTCGCCCATGGCCAGCGCGTGGCCTATTGCCCCTGGACTCTGCCCAAACTCGCCAAAACCGTGCTGATTTTCACCCCGGCCCTGCCCGGCACCGCCATCGGGGAAATCCTTGGCCATGGGGAATTCGCGACCACGGAAGTCCTGATTCAGGCAACCTTCACCGCCGCCCACCACATGCTACGCTGTTTTCTCCCCAAGCAAACCGTGCCCGACCAACGCCTCGCGCGCATGAAATGGGACGACCCGGCCCTCTGCCCGGTGCTCAGCCCCTGGGAACGCCTTCTTGGAGACGCCCCCAAGAGTCACTATCAAACCACGATCTGAAATCCATGACCATACCTCTCGCCATCTCTCCCGAAGCGCCATGGCTCGCGCCATTGGCCGGATTTTCCGACCTGCCTTTCCGTCTTCTCTGCCGCGAGCACGGCTGCGACATCGCCGTGACCGAAATGATCAGCGCCAAGGGGCTCATCTACGGCAGCCCCGGCACCAACGAACTTCTCGCGACCTGCGTTCAGGACACGCCCGTGGTGGTGCAACTCTTCGGCGCCGAGGTGGATTTTCTGATCAAGGCCGTGGAACGCCTGCGGGGCCAGGGCTTTGTGTATTTCGATCTGAACTGCGGCTGCTCCGTCCGCAAAGTGACCAAAAC
This window of the Deltaproteobacteria bacterium genome carries:
- a CDS encoding tRNA 2-thiocytidine biosynthesis protein TtcA, with amino-acid sequence MAQWGKLKFAQQNCLGQAGKLMQQTGMAWPGARIGLAVSGGADSWVMLQVMLLRQRIVPFSFELFVIHLNPGFDPASHAPLAAWLRQHGVASHLETTDYGPRAHSPENRKKSPCFYCAWLRRKRLFDLCQRYRLTHLALGHNTDDLVSTFFMNMLKTGKIHGLVPKESYFRGRLTMIRPLLLLDKATITQACRQWRLPIWENSCPSKDATARSATLRAALDLCGHDKRIRTNMFNALRQWQIETPSE
- the fliR gene encoding flagellar biosynthetic protein FliR; the protein is MDLFSLDPQILLTFLLALMRVSLVLFLMPFFGGQTLPAPAKAALTLTLTLALWSKLPLTGHLMPAHPFALAVMLAGELMLGLVLGLVIRFLFAAIQTGGQLIGFQMGFTMVNVVDPDSGTSEAVTAHFLYMVSLLTFLSFNGHLFLIEGLLKTFALIPPGDILISPRLTSRVLDLSAQMFLLAIQISAPVIAAILLVDLALALVSRASPQMNVLIIGFPIKISVGFLFLGIIFEIIALHMEGFVSHMPLLFSQLINAMR
- the flhB gene encoding flagellar biosynthesis protein FlhB, giving the protein MPQHDPSRTEHATPKRRNKARGEGSVPKSQELPKPLTMFVGLLAVRFYLGTIQGELESLMRWFFQDGFSYELTQTSVLSLLQSCLRSMAIMVLPIILAIAIVAFISVRLQVGKLWAPKIFKPKFKMFNLAQGLQKLLISKQTIVRLLKSVFMAAAVAIGPYIVLKQALGEVIPLFYQSAEGIAAYILQAGQTMFEYALAPMLLIGIADLIYTRWDYEENLKMTKSEVKDERKQAEGDPVVKSKQRQKMMAVMAKRMMKDVPKADVVITNPTHLAIAIRYNVMEAPAPLILAKGAGRVAEKIKEIARQNNVPVRENKPLARALYKVVEVGDTIPEEFYQAVAAILAQVYKTKKRP
- the flhA gene encoding flagellar biosynthesis protein FlhA, with the protein product MAAPTSNMEINYKRFTKQGDFLLAGGVILILFVMLVPLPTIFLDILLAFSISFSLVILITSMFMTSPLEFSIFPSVLLVTTLLRLALNVASTRLILLHGDQGTSAAGKVIQAFGEFVVGGNFAIGAVIFLILFILNKTVIVSGTTRIAEVAARFTLDAMPGKQMAIEADLNAGLIDEEQAVKQRENLRREADFYGAMDGAGKFVSGDVNAGLFITFINIIGGFFIGVLQKDMNWMDAAHTFTLLTIGDGLVSTIPSLITSTAAGIIVSRAAAEARMGEEFIGQLTNHPRALKLVSGVLLLFAIVPGMPTVAFLTLACVLYGVSIISERLKAESAEPEQKKKKGATSPDSPEEVQSLLPLDLMELEVGYGLIPLVDEDQNGNLLARIRSIRRQFALDMGVIVPSLHLRDNLQLKPGEYVVQIKGNRVASAEIMIDHYLAMDPGDARHNIKGIETLEPAFNLPALWIPSARKDEAVMAGYTVVDPSTVIATHLTEVFKQNLHEFLGRQEVQALLDNLAQRAPKVVEELVPGILTLGTVQKVLQNLVRENVSVRDLLTIVECLADYGHAIKDADQLTEFVRQRLSRTIIKPYLGQGNLLPIISLSPAIEGAFQESIKRTEQGSYLAMEPGLAHKIIQSINKAAEKGIVAEGQPVLLTSPLVRQHLAQLLARFLPTMPVISQAEIPADIRLESVAMVEI
- a CDS encoding flagellar biosynthesis protein FlhF; amino-acid sequence: MRVKTFTGSSTKDVMAQIKNELGPDAIILSNQKTTKGGTVCYEIMAALDEPAAPAPASDIAPAPAGNEWTLMREEWSQLRKHLMAVITPQMDVGLLTPRQQVVLDYLEREGVHHDVLLALWEKFRRQPDSPTLSVMSGMLKVLPWLDTAWPHKIHLFAGPYGGGKSCTVLRLSLAVKKARPKTRILIVNADRSQGKGRLYLRHYAELSGLSYRELDSPEQWADLERDAMDHDLVLVDLPGLPGRQPLDAWLRDISGGHPPKGHVHLVLSPLYASGQMDAFVSRLATDSAASIIWTKLDEACNYGEILNQATKTGLPVSLLSVGPELKNTLAQPDTQGIWKLLLRHELPEAAI
- a CDS encoding MinD/ParA family protein gives rise to the protein MSTTFPMVLSVTSGKGGVGKTNISVNLALTLGRMGHRCVILDADLGLANVDVILGLAPEKNLFHVFHEGVSLRDILAPTEYGFSILPAASGVSEMLSLTTGQKLELLEAMDVLEGSIDYLIVDTGAGINDNVVYFNLAAQERLLVVTPEPTSLTDAYALIKVMKIKHGVEKFHVLINMAKTEKSARDIFAKLYNASDHFLGGVSLDFVGHIPLDPRVRQAVIQQKPFCSLYPQGEAARAMEKVAQNIARWKPLDHLDGNIKFFWKKLLFAE
- a CDS encoding FliA/WhiG family RNA polymerase sigma factor, whose protein sequence is MGISNSSGKNSSLPNSSTEPPWALLDGDCFASLDPARKDQIARAFAPRIKVIALHLKAKLPGHIELGDLISAGTLGLMEALGKFQPNLGIRFESFAESRVRGAMLDELRRMDWFSRGLRQKIKKLEHVIREYEQEHGQAPSRQDLEKITGQETSELENTLEALNTQVVLSLDSIQENFVTNKGEDSFQEPSSVVALQDIIDKLAHLINRLSQREQLVLSLYYTEELNMKEVALTLEVTEGRVSQIHSQALAKLKKMFRQEHGNLL
- a CDS encoding response regulator, with protein sequence MPVNTNMRVLIVDDFSTMRRIIKNILRQLGFNNILEADDGTSAWETLNRDQIDFIISDWNMPQMTGIELLRKVRASEEFADLPFLMVTAEAQQENIIEAVQAKVSNYIVKPFTAETLGQKINKIFE